From Zingiber officinale cultivar Zhangliang chromosome 5B, Zo_v1.1, whole genome shotgun sequence, the proteins below share one genomic window:
- the LOC121987678 gene encoding putative ripening-related protein 1 has translation MASSLAASLAVVLHVCASHDCFRYPLTGDPCTVSGYLLGNSTNCTGGDTEDCCAAGVLYPQYLCSPPVTGETPASMVIGSFAQGGDGGGAASCDGRYHSDDETVASLSTGWFEGGSRCNRNITISGNGRRVAATVVDECDSVVGCEEEQGFYPPCRNNRIVASPAVWKALAIPEALIGDYNVTWADAY, from the coding sequence ATGGCGAGTTCTCTGGCGGCTTCCTTGGCAGTGGTCTTGCACGTCTGTGCTTCCCACGACTGCTTCAGGTACCCGCTCACCGGCGATCCATGCACCGTTAGCGGGTACCTCCTCGGCAACTCCACCAACTGCACCGGCGGAGACACCGAAGACTGCTGCGCGGCCGGCGTGCTGTACCCTCAGTACCTCTGCTCGCCGCCCGTCACCGGCGAGACGCCAGCGAGTATGGTCATCGGCAGCTTCGCGCAGGGCGGGGACGGCGGCGGCGCCGCGAGCTGCGACGGAAGGTACCACAGCGACGACGAGACGGTGGCATCGTTGTCGACGGGGTGGTTCGAGGGCGGGTCGCGATGCAACAGGAACATCACCATCAGCGGGAACGGCAGGCGGGTGGCGGCCACGGTGGTGGACGAGTGCGACTCGGTGGTCGGGTGCGAGGAGGAGCAGGGGTTTTATCCGCCGTGCCGGAACAACAGGATCGTTGCTTCGCCGGCGGTTTGGAAGGCGTTGGCGATCCCCGAAGCCCTGATTGGGGATTATAATGTTACATGGGCGGATGCATATTAA
- the LOC121986865 gene encoding thaumatin-like protein 1b — MAQTLILSALAAAFFFIQVVECVVAVANSARLTIKNNCAYTIWPATLTGGGTPPIDDTGFELAPRASKSVTALPKWSGRVWARTHCSTDPSSGRFSCLSGDCGSGVVECRGAGGAAPSTLVEFTMQGYDGRDFYDVSCVDGFNLPVAVAPVAREGCNFTDCPVDLNAICLPELQAKAPSGAVVGCKSACLAFDTDRYCCRGEYGGGPKACPPTNYSQFFKKECPRAYSYAYDDGTSTFTCSNTDYVITFCP; from the exons ATGGCTCAAACCCTAATCCTCTCCGCTTTAGCTGCGGCCTTCTTCTTCATTCAAG TCGTTGAATGTGTTGTTGCAGTTGCGAATTCTGCTAGGTTGACGATAAAGAACAACTGTGCGTACACCATCTGGCCCGCCACTCTCACCGGCGGCGGCACTCCGCCGATCGACGATACCGGCTTCGAGCTCGCACCGCGGGCGTCGAAGTCTGTGACGGCGCTGCCCAAGTGGTCGGGCCGCGTGTGGGCCCGGACGCATTGCTCGACCGATCCGTCGTCGGGCCGGTTCTCGTGCCTCAGCGGCGACTGCGGTAGCGGGGTGGTGGAGTGCAGGGGCGCCGGCGGAGCGGCGCCGTCCACGCTGGTGGAGTTCACGATGCAGGGCTATGACGGGCGGGACTTCTACGACGTGAGCTGCGTCGACGGCTTCAATCTGCCGGTGGCGGTGGCGCCGGTGGCGAGGGAGGGGTGCAACTTCACCGACTGCCCGGTGGACCTTAACGCGATCTGCTTGCCGGAGCTGCAGGCGAAGGCTCCGAGCGGAGCGGTGGTGGGATGCAAGAGCGCGTGCTTGGCGTTCGACACCGACAGATACTGCTGCAGAGGAGAGTACGGCGGAGGACCGAAGGCGTGCCCGCCGACGAACTACTCGCAGTTCTTCAAGAAGGAGTGCCCGCGGGCATATAGCTACGCCTACGACGATGGGACCAGCACCTTCACATGCAGCAATACCGATTACGTTATTACCTTCTGCCCTTGA